From a region of the Paenibacillus sp. FSL R10-2734 genome:
- the cysK gene encoding cysteine synthase A, with amino-acid sequence MTPLVVNNITELIGNTPVVRLNRMTTPQDAELYVKLERFNPSGSVKDRAAYNLILQAELDGHLKPGGTIIEPTSGNTGIGLAMNAAAKGYKAILVMPDNMTKERINILKAYGAEVVLTPAAERMPGAIAKAIELGKKVANSFIPQQFENKANPDIHRITTALEIMEQMEGKLDVFVASSGTGGTITGTGEVLREQLPDIRILVVEPQGSPVLSGGKPGPHKLVGTSPGFIPAILNTKVYDEIVQVSDEDALKTVRALAAQEGILLGPSGGAAVWTALQEARRLGPGKRVLCIAPDAGERYLSMGIF; translated from the coding sequence ATGACACCCCTTGTTGTTAACAATATAACTGAGCTAATTGGGAATACACCGGTTGTGCGACTAAATCGGATGACCACACCCCAAGATGCAGAACTATATGTGAAGCTGGAACGCTTTAATCCCAGTGGCAGTGTAAAGGACAGAGCCGCTTATAATCTGATTTTGCAAGCTGAACTTGATGGGCATTTGAAACCCGGAGGGACCATTATAGAGCCGACAAGCGGGAATACAGGCATTGGCTTAGCCATGAATGCCGCTGCAAAAGGGTATAAAGCGATTCTTGTCATGCCGGACAATATGACCAAGGAACGAATCAATATTCTAAAGGCTTATGGTGCTGAAGTTGTACTGACTCCTGCTGCGGAGCGGATGCCGGGAGCTATAGCAAAAGCGATTGAGCTGGGGAAAAAAGTGGCGAACAGCTTTATCCCACAGCAATTCGAGAATAAGGCGAACCCTGATATTCACCGGATAACGACAGCTCTTGAAATTATGGAGCAAATGGAAGGGAAGCTGGATGTGTTCGTTGCTTCTTCAGGAACTGGAGGCACGATAACGGGAACTGGAGAAGTGTTGCGTGAGCAGCTTCCTGATATTCGAATTCTTGTTGTTGAGCCACAAGGCTCGCCAGTGTTATCCGGTGGAAAGCCCGGACCGCATAAGCTGGTTGGAACCAGTCCGGGCTTCATACCCGCCATTCTGAATACGAAGGTCTACGATGAAATCGTTCAGGTTTCGGATGAAGATGCATTGAAGACGGTGAGAGCACTGGCCGCACAGGAAGGGATTCTGCTTGGTCCATCCGGTGGTGCCGCAGTATGGACAGCTTTGCAGGAAGCACGGCGCCTCGGACCTGGCAAGCGAGTGCTGTGCATTGCACCTGATGCGGGAGAACGTTACCTGAGCATGGGAATATTCTAA